The sequence below is a genomic window from Desulfobulbaceae bacterium.
CCAAAATCCTGTCCCAGACCATAGGCCTCGCTCAAGGCTATATCCATCGCCTGTGAGCCGTTCGTTTGCAGGCTTAGTTCATAGTGACCGACAATAATATTTTTAGCCTTTTTCAGCTCCTCATCTGATATTGGCTCGTTGCGCATTCTATCGAGTTCTTTCCATGCTGAATCAATTGCCTCCTGCTTTTTATCCGGGCTGGTTCCGATATAAATACCGAGCGAACCCGTATCGACCCCCAAGAGCGTAAAAGAGGAAAGGCTATAGGCTAAACTCTGTTTATCTCTCAACTGTCTGAAAAGGCGTCCGCTTTGGCCGTTTAAAACAGTTTCTAAAATTTCCAGCGCATAACGGTCTTCGCTCTTAAGGTGTGTGCCGATAAAACCAATAACAATATGAACCTGTTCTCGATCACGAGATATTTCAAAGGAAACGGGTTTGTCGGGTACAGCGGGGGCCAAAAACTCCTCAAGATTGTCGCTCTGCTGATCACTGACCCAGCGTCCAAAAAGTTTTTCAACAATCACATACACCTCATCAGCTCTTACATCACCAGAGATAGCCAGAACAAGATCTTCAGGCTTGGCGTGCTCTTTATAAATATTCTGTAAAATTTCTGAGGTAAGACCCTGAATAGCCTCTTCTGATCCTAACGTATTGAGGCCATATGGGTGACTTTGAAAAAGCACCCGATTAAACTCAGTAAAAGCAAGAGCTGCCAGATTGTCTTCCTGTTGCTTTAAAGAGGCAATACGCTCCGGTTTAATTTTATCGGCCTCCGCCTGATCAAATGCCGGACGCAAAAGGACGTCAGCGACAAGCTTCATGCCATCTTTAAAATATCGCGATAGAAAACTGGCCTTGAGACCAAAGGTGTTTTTTCCATTAAAGCCCGAAATATCTCCAGCCATTTCGTGAATCATTAAAGAAAGTTCCCGCGATGTCATGTTTGCTGTGCTCTTGGGTAAGAGCTCGCTTATAAACGCAAACGCACCGTTTGTTTCCAGGGTCTCTCCCCTTAGCCCGCCAGGAAAAACAGCTCTGATTGAAACAGTCGGTACCTGGTAATTTTCACGAACCAACAGGCGAACACCGTTACTCAAGGTGAAGCGATGCAGGTTACTCAGGTACGATTCTTTTACCAGCGAGGTTGGAATCGCTGCCTGTGCAGCAACCTCGGCTCTCTCTATTAATGCTGCCAAACTCTCAACAGTCAGACCAATATCTGTGCCGTTCGGCGCTAAATAACCGGCAGTTAAGTTCTTGCCGGTAAAGTAGATATTTGCCACTCGCATAAGATCCTCTTTTGTCACAGCCCGAACTCTTTCTAAATAATCATCCTCCCGAGGATCACCTGTTAAGGCATTAAACGAGCCAAGCACCCTGGCTTGACCATCAACCCGCTCAAGGTTAAAAATAAAATCGCTCTCCAGACTTCGCTTCACCCGGTCCAGCTCTTTTTCTTCAACCTGCACATACTTAAACTTAAAAAGTTCCGTTAAAGCAACCTCCATAGCTTGTTCAATATTTTCTTTATCTAAAGTGGCTGATATTTCAAATAACCCTTCATCTTTTGGGGTGAAAGCGCTGGCACTGATGTTGTAAACAAGCCCTTTTTCATTTCGAAGCTCATTGTATAACCATGAGGTTTCACCATTACCCAATATACTGGAAAGTACATCTATGATCGGAGTATCCTTATCTTTAAAGGCAGGAATTGGCAGGGTCATGGCCAACTGCGACTGGTTGACATCTTTTATTACCTTAAAGAGTTTCGGTCCTGTTTTGGGGGGCTCTTTTTGTACCACTCGTTCTTTTGGTTTGCCTGCCGGTAAGGCCGAAAAAAGCTCCTTAACCTTTTCAATAACCGGTCCTGCAGCTACATCTCCAACAACTACTGCTGTAAAGTTTTCCGGCACATAATGCTCTCGTAAATAGTGAAGAATATCGTCTCGGGTAAACGATGACACACTCTCCGGTGTACCTATAATGGGCAGACGATACGGATGTTCATCATAAGAGTTGGTCATCATCTCCTGGTAAAGCATCATTTGGG
It includes:
- a CDS encoding insulinase family protein, with product MKKTARYLSLIFITFYVITMAAQIAQAGFLKPHLFKEKLENGMTVLVKEVPGVKAVTVQIWVKAGSIYEGPTEGGITHLIEHMIFKGTKSRGAGQIAAEIEERGGQINAYTSYEYTVYHATLSARFWEPTLEVLTDAVLNSVFDSDELEREKKVVLEEINMRNDRPQMMLYQEMMTNSYDEHPYRLPIIGTPESVSSFTRDDILHYLREHYVPENFTAVVVGDVAAGPVIEKVKELFSALPAGKPKERVVQKEPPKTGPKLFKVIKDVNQSQLAMTLPIPAFKDKDTPIIDVLSSILGNGETSWLYNELRNEKGLVYNISASAFTPKDEGLFEISATLDKENIEQAMEVALTELFKFKYVQVEEKELDRVKRSLESDFIFNLERVDGQARVLGSFNALTGDPREDDYLERVRAVTKEDLMRVANIYFTGKNLTAGYLAPNGTDIGLTVESLAALIERAEVAAQAAIPTSLVKESYLSNLHRFTLSNGVRLLVRENYQVPTVSIRAVFPGGLRGETLETNGAFAFISELLPKSTANMTSRELSLMIHEMAGDISGFNGKNTFGLKASFLSRYFKDGMKLVADVLLRPAFDQAEADKIKPERIASLKQQEDNLAALAFTEFNRVLFQSHPYGLNTLGSEEAIQGLTSEILQNIYKEHAKPEDLVLAISGDVRADEVYVIVEKLFGRWVSDQQSDNLEEFLAPAVPDKPVSFEISRDREQVHIVIGFIGTHLKSEDRYALEILETVLNGQSGRLFRQLRDKQSLAYSLSSFTLLGVDTGSLGIYIGTSPDKKQEAIDSAWKELDRMRNEPISDEELKKAKNIIVGHYELSLQTNGSQAMDIALSEAYGLGQDFGHKYIHEVTRITAADVMRVAQKYLLPEHHVMVTVGAE